One genomic region from Actinocatenispora thailandica encodes:
- a CDS encoding aminoglycoside phosphotransferase family protein, whose protein sequence is MTERATEVTAGLVRQLLRAQHPDLAELPLREVAGGWGNQMWRLGDELAVRIQRMDTDPGHQLAERRWLPVLAPCLPLPVPVPVRSGAPTERFAKLWTVVTWVPGVPLDRGSITRGGQAADTLAAFLRALHVPAPADAPAGRGAHPRDCTDGFDGFLDAVEADAIGTDAAEARAVWDDAVAAPGWQRPPVWVHGDLHPANVVVADGTLAGVIDFGELCAGDPAADLAAAWVLLPAGAAARFFAGYREADAATIRRARGLAVLKSLFLMLMGQNGDRGLPGGKPAWGPAGRAALDRVLRDRAAGRRPR, encoded by the coding sequence ATGACCGAGAGGGCGACCGAGGTCACCGCGGGTCTGGTGCGGCAGCTGCTGCGTGCCCAGCATCCGGATCTGGCCGAGTTGCCGCTGCGCGAGGTGGCCGGCGGCTGGGGCAACCAGATGTGGCGTCTCGGGGACGAGCTGGCGGTGCGCATCCAGCGGATGGACACCGATCCCGGTCACCAGCTCGCGGAGCGCCGGTGGCTGCCGGTGCTCGCTCCGTGCCTGCCGCTGCCCGTTCCCGTCCCGGTACGCAGTGGCGCGCCCACCGAGCGTTTCGCCAAGCTGTGGACGGTCGTGACCTGGGTGCCGGGCGTGCCGCTGGACCGCGGGTCGATCACCCGCGGTGGGCAGGCGGCCGACACGCTGGCGGCGTTCCTGCGGGCGCTGCACGTGCCGGCCCCGGCGGACGCGCCGGCCGGCCGCGGCGCGCATCCCCGGGACTGCACGGACGGTTTCGACGGCTTCCTCGACGCCGTCGAGGCCGACGCGATCGGTACCGACGCCGCCGAGGCACGAGCCGTCTGGGACGACGCCGTCGCGGCCCCCGGATGGCAGCGTCCGCCGGTGTGGGTGCACGGCGACCTGCATCCGGCGAACGTCGTCGTGGCGGACGGGACGCTGGCGGGCGTCATCGACTTCGGTGAGCTGTGCGCCGGTGACCCGGCAGCGGACCTGGCTGCCGCCTGGGTACTGCTGCCGGCCGGCGCCGCCGCCCGCTTCTTCGCCGGGTACCGGGAGGCCGACGCTGCGACGATCCGCCGCGCCCGCGGCCTGGCGGTGCTCAAGAGCCTGTTCCTGATGCTGATGGGCCAGAACGGGGACCGCGGACTGCCCGGCGGCAAGCCGGCGTGGGGTCCGGCCGGACGTGCGGCGCTCGACCGGGTGCTGCGCGATCGTGCGGCTGGCCGGAGACCGAGGTGA
- a CDS encoding tannase/feruloyl esterase family alpha/beta hydrolase, translating to MTTGNSAPTMPPGRGRGAWRCRTRRGLATGAAVLVAAVLAAPVPAGAAEHCPGADRARVPGAQYQISACLPDLTTAGTVASGHTDPADYAGLAATGTRNPSGVPGLQIDGYFPDSSTTNTEHGWEHDAQFVLRLPDRWNGGLVVTGAPGNRHQYSLDDTISDWALAAGYAYAATDKGNTGADFWRDGRRPGDAIAEWNRRVTQLTVAAKATLVAHYRQPVRRTLMTGLSNGGYLTRWQLENHPQLYDAGIDWEGTLLRADGPNLLTYLPTALRAYPGYASTADPAAHRAMLRAGFAPGSEFLWPFHYQYYWDLTQRVYRAEFDPGYSPDDPAGTPFCTSGTPHCDADYDYASRPASVHRAMRRVQLTGRIGKPLITLQGTLDSLLPIATDSDEYARLVAAHGRGQLYRYYRIADGNHVDGLYDSFPQRLRPILPCYRAAFSAMTRWLDDHVDTPPPSGTVPGRRAAPTW from the coding sequence ATGACAACCGGCAACTCGGCACCCACCATGCCGCCCGGACGCGGACGCGGCGCGTGGCGGTGCCGCACCCGGCGGGGCCTGGCCACCGGGGCGGCCGTTCTGGTCGCCGCCGTACTCGCCGCACCGGTGCCGGCCGGTGCCGCCGAGCACTGCCCCGGCGCCGACCGCGCCCGGGTACCCGGCGCGCAGTATCAGATCAGCGCCTGCCTGCCGGACCTCACCACCGCCGGCACGGTGGCCAGCGGGCACACCGACCCCGCCGACTACGCGGGCCTGGCCGCCACCGGTACCCGCAACCCGTCCGGGGTACCCGGCCTCCAGATCGACGGGTACTTCCCGGACAGCTCGACGACCAACACCGAACACGGCTGGGAACACGACGCGCAGTTCGTGCTCCGGCTGCCCGACCGCTGGAACGGCGGGCTGGTGGTCACCGGCGCGCCGGGCAACCGGCACCAGTACTCGCTGGACGACACGATCTCCGACTGGGCGCTGGCCGCCGGGTACGCCTACGCCGCCACCGACAAGGGCAACACCGGCGCCGACTTCTGGCGCGACGGCCGGCGGCCCGGCGACGCCATCGCCGAGTGGAACCGCCGGGTCACCCAGCTCACCGTCGCGGCAAAGGCGACCCTGGTGGCGCACTACCGGCAGCCGGTGCGGCGCACCCTGATGACCGGGCTGTCCAACGGCGGCTACCTGACCCGCTGGCAGCTGGAGAACCACCCACAGCTCTACGACGCCGGCATCGACTGGGAGGGCACGCTGCTGCGCGCCGACGGCCCGAACCTGCTCACCTACCTGCCGACCGCGCTGCGCGCCTACCCCGGGTACGCGAGCACCGCCGATCCCGCCGCACACCGGGCGATGCTGCGCGCCGGCTTCGCGCCGGGCTCGGAGTTCCTGTGGCCGTTCCACTACCAGTACTACTGGGACCTGACCCAGCGCGTCTACCGCGCCGAGTTCGACCCCGGCTACAGCCCGGACGACCCGGCCGGTACGCCGTTCTGCACGTCCGGCACGCCGCACTGCGACGCCGACTACGACTACGCCAGCCGGCCCGCGTCGGTGCACCGCGCGATGCGGCGGGTGCAGTTGACCGGCCGGATCGGCAAGCCGCTGATCACCCTGCAGGGCACCCTGGACTCGCTGCTGCCGATCGCCACCGACTCCGACGAGTACGCCCGGCTGGTCGCCGCGCACGGCCGCGGCCAGCTGTACCGGTACTACCGGATCGCCGACGGCAACCACGTCGACGGCCTGTACGACAGCTTCCCGCAGCGGTTGCGGCCGATCCTGCCCTGCTACCGGGCCGCGTTCAGCGCCATGACACGGTGGCTGGACGACCACGTCGACACCCCGCCGCCCAGCGGTACCGTCCCCGGCCGCCGAGCGGCACCGACGTGGTGA